Part of the Henckelia pumila isolate YLH828 chromosome 2, ASM3356847v2, whole genome shotgun sequence genome is shown below.
attcatgttataaaaataaaatatttttgatacaaaaTTCATAATAATGATATATAAACTCATTTTTATAGTGTgagtttaaaaaattatataattaaaaaaaagtatgattaacatttaattaaaaaattaaatttaaaaacaattattCTCCAAACACTAAACTTTAGTTTGTATTAACTTTCAAATTTGGAAAAATTTCCAAACACTCTCTactctaaaaaatatatatataacaacaaACGGCGGAATAAGCGTGTATGCGAAGTTACATGTGTACACAAATTAATCATTGTTTCCAATCGAAATGACAACAAATATGTCCCACGAGTCTAACGACGAGGCTAGATAtcagaatttcaaaatgaaaacaTAAAAAGGGTTACATCAGTTTGATGAAATCTCAGTGGCACAACCCGACCATTAGATAACAAAGTTATAAGAACGACCACCACCTCCGTTGGCCGTGCTCTTTGCGGTGGGGAATGTGGCCACCTGAGCATACTCCATTCACCGAAGGCTTGCCTAACCATAACATGAGAGAAATGCCGATGATACCGGCAATAGGAGCAACTGCAGCAGCAAAGAACCATCTATTTCTTGGAACCTTCCGGCCACTGTTCTCTGCATCAGAACATGCATTAACCGGTTCCCCTTGCACACCTCCACCATGATGAGATTGAGAAAGTTCATCTACCACAGCATTATCTATGTCGTTTGAGGAACCATCATCGTTAACATCATTCAGATGCATACCAAGCATTTCAACTTCGCTGCCCCTGTTCCTTTttctttcttcataatcaatgtcATCGGTTGGAAGCTCGTATCTGCATAGAGGACATGTATTTCGTGTGCTTAACCAAGGCAAGATGCAGGAGGGATGATAGAGGTGAAGACAAGGAAGTTGATTTAAAACAGTGCCCACAGTTGGACATTCCTTGCAGATTGCGCATGACAGATTATCCAGGTTTTCATACTGTCCATCAATCCTAATTTTGGGTAAGCTATTTACAAAAGATACGGCAGCAGGAGGTGCTCCCATCATAGAAATATCAGTTTCAGCAAGATGTTCCAGAAAATGTTCAAATCCTCTCACATCCAAGTAATCTCCAAGAGCTCCAGCATAGTTATGTGTCTCCAACTCTTCAAGATTGGACAACAATTCAGTATTATCGGCACGAGTCCTATTCCTAGCTCCAAGTGAAATTGTACCTTCAACATGAGGGAAACGTGATTGTCTGGACCAATCCATGTAGAAATTGTTCCTGTCGAATCCTAATGTACCATGAAGATGGTCTCCAGTTCTCAATGACTCGACCATGTTTTCCTCAGCAATAGCTTCCTCCCATTCACTATCATTGTCATCTTCTTCCCCCTGATCTTCCGAGTTCCAATGGTAGACACCAGCATTcattggatcaatatcagtaTCACTATCTAGGCCACCACCTCCATCAACATATCCAAAATTTCCTATCTCCAATAAAGATAAGGAATCAACCTCACCATCAGAATCTCCACCAAAGGCACTAGAAGATAAGGTATCACCCTCACCATGGAAAACCCTATGTCTCATTATGCTGGCATTTGATTCACTCTCTCCATATAGGGAATCAAAACCATCACTGTCAGTATCAGAAAGCACTCTCCTCCATCTTCTAGACCCACTCGGAGTAGTATGAAAACTAGCATGCCGAGCTAACCTTCCAGTACCATAATAATTGACATATTGATTATCATGCTCCACCCCTTGGGTTTGTCTCTCCACGGCAATCAA
Proteins encoded:
- the LOC140883476 gene encoding uncharacterized protein; amino-acid sequence: MNNTSLNLLSTTCAVCQRILSSGNESGGLEALTGVCGDCRFLLEEMETTSPDVYRRRMPGPRRRNYGSSESIETLFSQQFSELIAVERQTQGVEHDNQYVNYYGTGRLARHASFHTTPSGSRRWRRVLSDTDSDGFDSLYGESESNASIMRHRVFHGEGDTLSSSAFGGDSDGEVDSLSLLEIGNFGYVDGGGGLDSDTDIDPMNAGVYHWNSEDQGEEDDNDSEWEEAIAEENMVESLRTGDHLHGTLGFDRNNFYMDWSRQSRFPHVEGTISLGARNRTRADNTELLSNLEELETHNYAGALGDYLDVRGFEHFLEHLAETDISMMGAPPAAVSFVNSLPKIRIDGQYENLDNLSCAICKECPTVGTVLNQLPCLHLYHPSCILPWLSTRNTCPLCRYELPTDDIDYEERKRNRGSEVEMLGMHLNDVNDDGSSNDIDNAVVDELSQSHHGGGVQGEPVNACSDAENSGRKVPRNRWFFAAAVAPIAGIIGISLMLWLGKPSVNGVCSGGHIPHRKEHGQRRWWSFL